The following coding sequences are from one Verrucosispora sp. WMMD573 window:
- a CDS encoding pseudouridine-5'-phosphate glycosidase, with translation MTDFHLRYGTEVARALREQGPVVALESTIVSHGLPRPDNLRVAREIEQAVRDAGAVPATIGMVAGELVVGLDDAELTRLATADGVTKLSVRDLAVAAATGADGATTVAATSAVAAAAGIGVFATGGLGGVHREAAQTFDESADLVTLARTPIAVVCAGVKSILDVGATLERLETLGVAVVGYRTRRFPGFFITDGGFDLDWSVDSPELVADVLAAREQHRAHHGGLIVANPLPTDEQLDPDLHDRTLAEGLARLERDGVTGKAVTPYLLAHFHAATQGASLAVNVRIILRNADLAARIAVAAAQRRADASA, from the coding sequence GTGACCGACTTTCACCTTCGCTACGGCACCGAAGTGGCCCGGGCCCTGCGCGAGCAGGGGCCCGTGGTCGCTCTGGAGAGCACCATCGTCTCGCACGGCCTACCCCGGCCGGACAATCTTCGGGTGGCCCGGGAGATCGAACAGGCCGTCCGGGACGCCGGCGCGGTGCCGGCCACGATCGGCATGGTCGCCGGCGAACTCGTGGTCGGGCTCGACGACGCCGAGCTGACCCGGCTGGCCACCGCCGACGGGGTGACCAAGCTCTCCGTACGCGATCTCGCGGTGGCCGCTGCCACCGGCGCGGACGGTGCGACCACCGTGGCCGCGACCAGTGCCGTAGCGGCCGCGGCGGGCATCGGCGTGTTCGCCACCGGCGGGTTGGGCGGGGTGCACCGCGAGGCGGCGCAGACCTTCGACGAGTCCGCCGACCTGGTCACCCTGGCGCGTACGCCGATCGCGGTGGTCTGTGCCGGCGTGAAGTCGATCCTCGACGTCGGCGCGACCCTGGAACGGCTGGAGACCCTGGGGGTGGCCGTGGTCGGTTACCGGACCCGCCGGTTTCCGGGCTTCTTCATCACCGACGGCGGTTTCGACCTGGACTGGTCGGTCGACTCCCCGGAACTGGTCGCCGACGTGCTGGCCGCCCGCGAGCAGCACCGCGCACACCACGGTGGGCTGATCGTCGCCAACCCGCTGCCCACCGACGAGCAACTCGACCCGGACCTGCACGACCGTACGCTCGCCGAGGGTCTGGCCCGGCTGGAGCGCGACGGGGTGACCGGCAAGGCCGTCACGCCGTACCTGCTGGCCCATTTCCACGCCGCGACGCAGGGTGCCAGCCTGGCGGTCAACGTCCGGATCATCCTGCGCAACGCCGACCTGGCCGCCCGGATCGCAGTCGCGGCTGCCCAGCGCCGGGCCGACGCATCGGCGTGA
- a CDS encoding DUF3039 domain-containing protein, which translates to MSTQILERPELKDADTGPEMFHYVRKEKIAESAVMGTFVVALCGETFPVTKTPKPGSPVCPKCKEIYDSYRE; encoded by the coding sequence GTGAGTACACAGATTCTTGAGCGTCCCGAGCTGAAGGACGCCGACACCGGTCCGGAGATGTTCCACTACGTCCGGAAGGAAAAGATCGCCGAAAGTGCCGTCATGGGCACCTTCGTCGTGGCGCTGTGCGGGGAGACCTTCCCGGTGACGAAGACGCCGAAACCGGGTTCGCCGGTCTGCCCGAAGTGCAAGGAGATCTACGACTCGTACCGCGAGTGA
- a CDS encoding trimeric intracellular cation channel family protein: MTTSTALLLADLAGVAVFAASGASAAVAKRLDLFGVVFVGFVAALGGGIVRDLVIDEVPPLAFADWRYAGTAAVTAAAIFWLHPQFARLRTTVLVLDAAGLGLFTVAGTLKALDAQVPAVGACLIGMITAIGGGLVRDLLTGEIPVVLRREIYAVASLVGSIVVVLLHGLGHTGPIPLTAAVVLVFGVRLVALRRRWSAPVATVRPPRTGLPGPPPQ, translated from the coding sequence GTGACCACCTCCACCGCCCTTCTCCTGGCTGACCTGGCCGGGGTCGCGGTCTTCGCCGCCTCAGGGGCCTCTGCGGCGGTGGCCAAGCGGCTCGACCTCTTCGGAGTGGTCTTCGTCGGCTTCGTCGCCGCCCTCGGCGGCGGGATAGTCCGAGACCTGGTCATCGACGAGGTACCGCCGCTGGCCTTCGCCGACTGGCGCTACGCGGGCACCGCCGCCGTGACCGCCGCGGCGATCTTCTGGCTGCATCCACAGTTCGCCCGGCTGCGCACCACCGTCCTGGTGCTGGACGCTGCCGGGCTCGGCCTGTTCACCGTCGCCGGCACCCTCAAGGCCCTCGACGCCCAGGTCCCGGCGGTCGGCGCCTGCCTGATCGGCATGATCACCGCGATCGGTGGCGGTCTCGTCCGCGACCTGCTCACCGGCGAGATACCGGTGGTACTGCGGCGGGAGATCTACGCCGTCGCGTCGCTCGTCGGTTCGATCGTGGTGGTGCTCCTTCACGGCCTCGGCCACACCGGGCCGATCCCGCTCACCGCCGCCGTCGTGCTGGTCTTCGGCGTACGCCTGGTGGCCCTGCGTCGCCGCTGGTCGGCGCCGGTGGCGACGGTCCGACCACCGCGAACCGGTCTGCCGGGGCCACCGCCGCAGTGA
- a CDS encoding DEAD/DEAH box helicase: MAVRTPPLETFPPLRSWQRKALVEYLRRRADDFTAVATPGAGKTTFALRIAAELLADGSVEAVTVVAPTEHLKTQWAEAAARVGIQLDAAFRNADLHSAADFHGAVVTYAQVGMAPQVHRRRTMTRRTLVILDEIHHAGDSRTWGDGVKAAFEPAVRRLMLTGTPFRSDDNPIPFVSYERGGDGLLRSRADSVYGYSDALRDGVVRPVLFLAYSGETRWRTNAGEELAARLGEPMTQDLIAQAWRTALDPAGDWMPQVLRAADARLTVLREAGMPDAGGLVIASDQQAARSYAKLIEQVTGERAAVVLSDDVGASARIATFAASEQRWLVAVRMVSEGVDIPRLAVGVYATSASTPLYFAQAIGRFVRARRPGETASVFLPSVPHLLGLASEMEAERDHVLGKPKDREGFDDELLDRAQRDEQASGELEKRFAALSATAELDQVIFDGASFGTAAQAGTPEEEEYLGLPGLLTSEQVASLLAKRQADQLAAQRRRATERTTQSAAPASAPPAPMSAAQRRVALRRQLNALVAAQHHRTGQPHGKIHAELRRICGGPPSAQATIEQLEERIATVQTL; the protein is encoded by the coding sequence GTGGCAGTCCGGACGCCGCCGCTCGAGACGTTCCCGCCCCTGCGCTCCTGGCAGCGCAAGGCTCTGGTGGAGTACCTGCGCCGCCGGGCCGACGACTTCACCGCGGTCGCCACCCCGGGGGCCGGAAAGACCACCTTCGCCCTGCGGATCGCCGCCGAACTGCTCGCCGACGGCAGCGTGGAGGCGGTCACCGTGGTCGCGCCGACCGAGCACCTGAAGACGCAGTGGGCGGAGGCGGCGGCCCGGGTGGGCATCCAACTGGATGCCGCGTTCCGCAACGCCGACCTGCACTCCGCGGCGGACTTTCACGGCGCTGTGGTGACCTACGCGCAGGTCGGGATGGCACCCCAGGTGCACCGACGGCGCACCATGACCCGCCGGACCCTGGTCATTCTCGACGAGATCCACCACGCCGGTGACTCGCGTACCTGGGGTGACGGGGTGAAGGCGGCTTTCGAGCCCGCAGTGCGCCGGCTGATGCTGACCGGTACGCCCTTCCGGTCCGACGACAACCCGATCCCGTTCGTCAGCTACGAACGGGGTGGCGACGGCCTGCTGCGTTCCCGGGCCGACTCGGTCTACGGCTACAGCGATGCGCTGCGCGACGGCGTGGTGCGGCCGGTGCTGTTCCTGGCGTACTCGGGGGAGACCCGGTGGCGGACCAACGCCGGGGAGGAACTGGCGGCCCGGCTGGGCGAGCCGATGACGCAGGATCTCATCGCGCAGGCGTGGCGCACCGCCCTGGATCCGGCCGGCGACTGGATGCCTCAGGTGCTGCGGGCGGCCGATGCCCGGCTGACCGTGCTGCGGGAGGCGGGCATGCCCGACGCGGGCGGCCTCGTCATCGCCAGTGACCAACAGGCGGCCCGCTCGTACGCCAAGCTCATCGAGCAGGTCACGGGGGAGCGGGCGGCCGTCGTACTCTCCGACGATGTGGGTGCTTCGGCCCGGATCGCGACGTTCGCGGCGTCCGAGCAACGGTGGCTGGTCGCGGTGCGGATGGTGTCCGAAGGCGTCGACATCCCCCGGCTGGCCGTCGGGGTGTACGCGACAAGTGCCAGCACCCCGCTGTACTTCGCGCAGGCGATCGGGCGGTTCGTCCGGGCCCGACGCCCCGGGGAGACCGCGTCGGTCTTCCTGCCCAGCGTGCCGCACCTGCTCGGGCTGGCCAGCGAGATGGAGGCCGAGCGGGACCACGTGCTCGGCAAGCCCAAGGACCGCGAGGGCTTCGACGACGAGTTGCTGGACCGGGCCCAGCGTGATGAGCAGGCCAGTGGTGAACTGGAGAAGCGTTTCGCCGCGTTGTCCGCCACCGCCGAGCTTGATCAGGTGATCTTCGACGGTGCCTCGTTCGGTACGGCGGCTCAGGCCGGCACCCCCGAGGAGGAGGAGTATCTGGGCCTGCCCGGGCTGCTCACCTCGGAACAGGTGGCGTCGTTGCTCGCCAAGCGGCAGGCCGATCAGCTCGCCGCCCAGCGACGCCGGGCGACCGAGCGGACGACGCAATCCGCAGCGCCCGCGTCCGCTCCGCCGGCACCGATGAGCGCCGCACAGCGCCGGGTGGCCCTGCGTCGCCAGCTCAACGCCCTGGTCGCCGCCCAGCACCACCGCACCGGCCAGCCCCACGGAAAGATCCACGCCGAGCTGCGCCGGATCTGCGGCGGCCCTCCCAGCGCCCAGGCCACCATCGAGCAACTGGAAGAACGCATAGCCACCGTGCAAACCCTCTGA
- a CDS encoding RNA polymerase sigma factor yields MTEPRQTGADVRSLTDTLIAHAQSAGGQLTSAQLARTVESAEVTPAQAKKILRALSEAGVTVVVDGSASTRRRVAAARSATPASRATTAKTTKKAAAPAPKQAPAAEEAPAPAPRKATSRKAPGTTAGVAAKAAAPAKKSTRATKATVAAAAGAAKPAKGAEGEAAEGEVNPEELAAEIEDVVVEEPAELAQAAATDAANSATDNDFEWDDEESEALKQARRDAELTASADSVRAYLKQIGKVPLLNAEQEVELAKRIEAGLYAAERLRAADEGEEKLARDMQRDLLWISRDGERAKNHLLEANLRLVVSLAKRYTGRGMAFLDLIQEGNLGLIRAVEKFDYTKGYKFSTYATWWIRQAITRAMADQARTIRIPVHMVEVINKLGRIQRELLQDLGREPTPEELAKEMDITPEKVLEIQQYAREPISLDQTIGDEGDSQLGDFIEDSEAVVAVDAVSFSLLQDQLQQVLQTLSEREAGVVRLRFGLTDGQPRTLDEIGQVYGVTRERIRQIESKTMSKLRHPSRSQVLRDYLD; encoded by the coding sequence GTGACAGAACCCCGCCAGACCGGCGCCGACGTTCGCTCGCTCACCGACACCCTGATCGCCCACGCGCAGAGCGCTGGCGGCCAGCTCACGTCGGCCCAGCTCGCGCGCACCGTCGAGTCCGCCGAGGTGACTCCGGCCCAGGCCAAGAAGATCCTGCGGGCGCTCTCCGAGGCCGGGGTGACCGTCGTGGTCGACGGCTCGGCCAGCACCCGCCGACGGGTCGCCGCCGCCCGGTCCGCCACCCCCGCCTCCCGGGCCACCACCGCCAAGACCACCAAGAAGGCGGCGGCGCCCGCCCCGAAGCAGGCGCCTGCGGCCGAGGAGGCACCGGCGCCGGCGCCGCGGAAGGCGACCTCGCGCAAGGCCCCCGGCACCACTGCGGGAGTGGCCGCCAAGGCCGCCGCCCCGGCCAAGAAGTCCACCCGGGCCACCAAGGCCACCGTGGCGGCTGCGGCGGGTGCGGCGAAACCAGCCAAGGGTGCCGAGGGCGAGGCCGCCGAGGGCGAGGTCAATCCCGAGGAACTCGCCGCCGAGATCGAGGACGTCGTGGTCGAGGAGCCGGCGGAGCTGGCCCAGGCCGCCGCGACCGACGCGGCGAACTCCGCCACCGACAACGACTTCGAGTGGGACGACGAGGAGTCCGAGGCGCTCAAGCAGGCGCGTCGGGACGCCGAGCTGACCGCCTCGGCGGACTCGGTCCGGGCGTACCTCAAACAGATCGGCAAGGTTCCGCTGCTCAACGCCGAGCAGGAGGTGGAGCTGGCCAAACGGATCGAGGCCGGGCTCTACGCCGCGGAGCGTCTGCGGGCCGCCGACGAGGGCGAGGAGAAGCTCGCCCGGGACATGCAGCGCGACCTGCTGTGGATCTCCCGGGACGGCGAGCGGGCCAAGAACCACCTCCTGGAGGCGAACCTCCGCCTGGTCGTTTCGCTGGCCAAGCGGTACACGGGCCGGGGCATGGCCTTCCTCGACCTCATCCAGGAAGGCAACCTCGGCCTCATCCGCGCCGTCGAGAAGTTCGACTACACCAAGGGCTACAAGTTCTCCACCTACGCCACCTGGTGGATCCGACAGGCCATCACCCGCGCCATGGCCGACCAGGCCCGCACCATCCGCATCCCGGTCCACATGGTCGAGGTGATCAACAAGCTGGGTCGGATCCAGCGCGAGCTGCTCCAGGATCTGGGCCGCGAGCCCACTCCGGAGGAGTTGGCCAAGGAGATGGATATCACACCGGAGAAGGTGCTGGAGATCCAGCAATACGCCCGGGAGCCCATCTCGCTCGACCAGACCATCGGCGACGAGGGCGACAGCCAGCTCGGTGACTTCATCGAGGACTCGGAGGCGGTGGTCGCCGTCGACGCGGTCTCGTTCTCCCTGCTTCAGGACCAGCTCCAGCAGGTGCTGCAGACGTTGTCCGAGCGTGAGGCGGGTGTGGTACGCCTGCGGTTCGGGCTCACCGACGGCCAGCCGCGTACTCTGGACGAGATCGGCCAGGTCTACGGAGTGACTCGCGAGCGGATCCGGCAGATCGAGTCCAAGACGATGTCCAAGCTACGGCACCCCTCCCGTTCCCAGGTGCTCCGCGACTACCTCGACTGA
- a CDS encoding inositol monophosphatase family protein has translation MERSAPPPPQLLEIAIEVARGAAATAYRMRTEGVSVAATKSTVTDVVTAADRAVERQITAELRRLRPDDAVLGEEYGAAANGDGPRPRVRWIVDPIDGTVNYLYGLTHCGVSIAAEVDGEVVAGVVRNVHTGEEWTATVGGGAWREGRRLQCSTETELGQALVITGFGYDAARRVHQARVLAELIPHVRDIRRLGAAAVDLCLVAEGRADAFYEKGLAAWDQAAGALVATEAGLRVGGLKGLAPGPEMVLAAPPTLFDALHDHLAALDASGGP, from the coding sequence ATGGAGCGCTCGGCGCCACCGCCACCGCAGCTGCTGGAGATCGCGATCGAGGTGGCCCGGGGCGCTGCGGCCACCGCGTACCGGATGCGCACCGAGGGCGTCTCGGTGGCGGCGACCAAGAGCACCGTCACCGACGTGGTGACCGCAGCCGACCGGGCCGTGGAGCGCCAGATCACCGCCGAGCTGCGCCGGCTGAGGCCGGACGACGCCGTGCTGGGCGAGGAGTACGGCGCCGCGGCGAATGGCGACGGCCCCCGCCCCCGGGTGCGGTGGATCGTCGACCCGATCGACGGCACGGTCAACTACCTGTACGGCCTGACGCACTGCGGCGTGTCGATCGCCGCCGAGGTGGACGGCGAGGTGGTGGCGGGTGTGGTGCGCAACGTCCACACCGGCGAGGAGTGGACTGCGACAGTCGGCGGGGGCGCCTGGCGCGAGGGCCGGCGGTTGCAGTGCTCCACCGAGACCGAGCTCGGTCAGGCGCTGGTGATCACCGGCTTCGGCTATGACGCCGCGCGTCGGGTGCACCAGGCCCGGGTGCTGGCCGAACTGATCCCGCACGTACGCGACATCCGCCGCCTCGGCGCCGCTGCCGTCGATCTCTGCCTGGTCGCCGAGGGGCGGGCTGACGCCTTCTACGAGAAGGGCCTGGCGGCCTGGGACCAAGCCGCCGGCGCGCTGGTGGCAACCGAGGCCGGCCTGCGGGTTGGCGGGCTCAAGGGGCTGGCTCCCGGGCCGGAGATGGTCCTCGCCGCGCCGCCGACCCTGTTTGACGCGTTGCACGACCACCTGGCCGCGTTGGACGCCTCCGGCGGCCCCTGA
- a CDS encoding LytR C-terminal domain-containing protein, which yields MRALVVVGLLAVIALVFVVMALVRDTQSNAGAGEGCPDDWPRADVTLRDRMNVKINVLNGTDRPGLAADVGGDFRNRDFQVQKEATQKKKIDDVAVLRYGPKGVGSAHLLRAYFLGDAELEYNPKREDDIVDVVLGGNFQQLATTTEVNQSLGDLGAPVAPPGSCPVVVDN from the coding sequence GTGCGAGCACTCGTTGTCGTCGGCCTGCTGGCGGTGATCGCCCTGGTCTTCGTGGTCATGGCCCTGGTCAGGGACACCCAGAGTAACGCCGGCGCCGGCGAGGGCTGCCCGGACGACTGGCCGCGCGCCGACGTCACCCTCCGCGACCGCATGAACGTCAAGATCAACGTGCTCAACGGTACGGACCGACCCGGCCTGGCCGCCGACGTCGGGGGCGACTTCCGCAACCGCGACTTCCAGGTGCAGAAGGAAGCCACCCAGAAGAAGAAGATCGACGACGTGGCGGTGCTGCGTTACGGCCCGAAGGGGGTCGGCTCGGCGCACCTGCTGCGGGCGTACTTCCTCGGCGACGCCGAGCTGGAGTACAACCCCAAGCGCGAGGACGACATCGTCGACGTGGTGCTGGGCGGCAACTTCCAGCAGCTGGCCACCACGACCGAGGTCAACCAGTCGTTGGGCGACCTCGGCGCCCCGGTGGCACCGCCCGGCTCCTGCCCGGTAGTGGTCGACAACTGA
- a CDS encoding DUF4193 domain-containing protein, producing MATDYDAPRRDEVDLGEDSLEELKARRVDSQSGAVDVDEAEVAESFELPGADLADEELTVKVLPMQQDEFRCARCFLVHHRSQLAVERNGELICRECV from the coding sequence ATGGCCACCGACTACGACGCCCCGCGCCGCGACGAGGTCGATCTCGGCGAGGACAGCCTGGAAGAGCTCAAGGCCCGGCGCGTCGACTCGCAGTCGGGCGCCGTGGACGTCGACGAGGCCGAAGTGGCTGAGAGCTTCGAGTTGCCCGGCGCCGACCTTGCCGACGAGGAACTGACGGTCAAGGTGCTACCGATGCAGCAGGACGAGTTCCGCTGCGCCCGCTGCTTCCTGGTGCACCACCGCAGCCAACTGGCGGTGGAACGCAACGGCGAGCTGATCTGCCGTGAGTGCGTCTGA
- a CDS encoding DUF3093 domain-containing protein, whose product MSQSPSPSSVSAPPAYAERLRLPWWLWFAGLAAAGLLAVEVWMGAAGVRAWLPFALLLPAAVAGLAWLGRIRVAVADGELRVDDARLPVRFVADAVALDAEGRREVLGVGADPLAFVVQRPWVPGAVQVVLNDPDDPTPFWVISSRHPVELAEALLAARDAAR is encoded by the coding sequence GTGAGCCAGTCACCGTCACCCTCGTCAGTCTCGGCGCCCCCGGCGTACGCCGAGCGTCTGCGGTTGCCCTGGTGGTTGTGGTTCGCCGGGCTCGCGGCCGCCGGCCTGCTCGCGGTGGAGGTGTGGATGGGCGCGGCCGGTGTGCGCGCCTGGCTGCCCTTCGCGCTGCTGCTGCCGGCCGCCGTCGCCGGGCTGGCCTGGTTGGGCCGGATCCGGGTCGCGGTGGCCGACGGGGAGCTGCGGGTCGACGACGCCCGGCTGCCCGTCCGGTTCGTCGCCGACGCCGTCGCGCTGGATGCCGAGGGTCGCCGTGAGGTGCTCGGTGTCGGCGCCGATCCGCTGGCGTTCGTCGTCCAGCGCCCGTGGGTGCCCGGTGCCGTCCAGGTGGTCCTGAACGATCCGGACGACCCTACGCCGTTCTGGGTGATCAGTTCGCGACACCCGGTGGAACTGGCCGAAGCCCTGCTGGCCGCGCGGGACGCGGCACGCTGA
- the dut gene encoding dUTP diphosphatase: protein MTDVVPVPVRRLDPELPMPTYAHPGDAGADLVAAADVELPPGGRALVPTGVAIALPEGYVGLVHPRSGLAARLGVTVLNAPGTVDAGYRGEILVNLINHDRVASVKISRGDRIAQLVVQRVERAVFQPVAELPASGRGTGGHGSTGGHAGLVPPPAMDGANGNDGTVSANSGGWTQ from the coding sequence GTGACCGACGTGGTGCCCGTGCCGGTCCGGCGGCTCGATCCCGAGCTGCCGATGCCGACGTACGCCCATCCCGGTGACGCCGGGGCCGACCTGGTGGCGGCTGCCGACGTGGAGCTGCCTCCCGGCGGTCGGGCGTTGGTGCCGACCGGCGTGGCGATCGCCCTCCCCGAGGGATACGTGGGCCTGGTCCATCCACGATCGGGGCTCGCCGCCAGACTCGGCGTGACGGTGCTCAACGCGCCCGGTACGGTCGACGCCGGCTACCGGGGCGAGATCCTGGTCAACCTGATCAACCATGATCGGGTCGCGTCGGTGAAGATCTCCCGGGGCGACCGGATCGCGCAGCTGGTTGTGCAGCGGGTGGAACGGGCGGTCTTCCAGCCGGTGGCCGAGCTGCCCGCGTCCGGACGCGGGACCGGTGGGCACGGCTCCACCGGCGGGCACGCCGGGCTGGTACCGCCGCCGGCCATGGACGGCGCGAACGGAAACGATGGCACCGTGAGTGCGAACAGCGGAGGTTGGACGCAGTGA
- a CDS encoding DUF3710 domain-containing protein: protein MIFSRKRAAGRHALDERATNMPETVEDVPSTPAEPARGPYDVTEAPAGVQRLDLGSLQIPAVPEVEVRVQADQQGVVQQIVLVHGQSALQLGVFAAPRSEGIWDEVREEIRQSLFADGAAAQEVTGEYGTELHARVRTEDGLTDLRFVGVDGPRWMVRAVYQGAAATDPTAAGPLATCLDGLVVDRGVEAKPVREPLPLRLPREAGEQAAAGDSATGQADAASASGSR from the coding sequence GTGATCTTCTCCCGAAAGCGGGCCGCGGGACGGCACGCCCTTGACGAGCGGGCCACCAACATGCCCGAGACCGTCGAGGACGTCCCCTCGACCCCGGCCGAGCCGGCGCGCGGGCCGTACGACGTCACCGAGGCTCCGGCCGGGGTGCAGCGGCTCGACCTGGGCAGCCTGCAGATCCCGGCGGTGCCCGAGGTCGAGGTACGGGTGCAGGCCGACCAGCAGGGGGTGGTCCAGCAGATCGTGCTGGTGCACGGCCAGAGCGCCCTGCAACTCGGTGTCTTCGCCGCCCCGCGGTCCGAGGGGATCTGGGACGAGGTGCGCGAGGAGATCCGCCAGTCGCTGTTCGCCGACGGTGCCGCCGCTCAGGAGGTCACCGGTGAGTACGGCACGGAGTTGCACGCCCGGGTACGCACCGAGGACGGGCTGACCGATCTGCGGTTCGTCGGCGTCGACGGCCCGCGCTGGATGGTCCGTGCGGTCTACCAGGGCGCGGCGGCCACCGACCCGACCGCCGCCGGCCCGCTGGCCACCTGCTTGGACGGGTTGGTCGTCGACCGAGGGGTGGAGGCCAAGCCGGTACGTGAGCCGCTGCCGCTGCGGTTGCCACGCGAGGCGGGCGAGCAGGCCGCGGCGGGCGATTCGGCCACCGGACAGGCTGACGCCGCGTCGGCGTCCGGAAGCCGCTGA
- a CDS encoding OB-fold nucleic acid binding domain-containing protein: protein MTTDEGRGSLRRMLRRLTASEAEIEAQQLQRESARCGAVPVLQCGRGQVVSVSGRLRTVVYTPRTNLPALEADLYDGSDVVTLVWLGRRHIVGIEPGRHLTARGRVAVRDDRKVIYNPYYELEPSK from the coding sequence ATGACCACCGACGAGGGTCGGGGTTCGCTGCGGCGGATGTTGCGACGGCTGACCGCGAGCGAGGCCGAGATCGAGGCGCAGCAGTTGCAGCGGGAGAGCGCCCGCTGTGGCGCGGTGCCGGTGTTGCAGTGCGGGCGGGGGCAGGTGGTCTCGGTAAGCGGCCGACTGCGTACCGTCGTCTACACCCCGCGCACCAACCTGCCGGCGCTGGAGGCGGATCTCTACGACGGCAGTGACGTCGTGACCCTGGTCTGGCTCGGGCGGCGGCACATCGTCGGCATCGAGCCGGGGCGGCACCTGACGGCCCGCGGGCGGGTCGCGGTGCGCGACGACCGCAAGGTGATCTACAACCCGTACTACGAGCTGGAGCCGTCAAAGTGA
- a CDS encoding DUF3159 domain-containing protein encodes MTTGQHPATQPETGPADEERLPTVAEQMADQLGGWRGLAESSIPVVVFVIANIVTDLRPAVIASVAVAVLIGGLRLAQRRPVRHAVNGLFGIGIGAAIAWRTGDARDFYLPGILYGIGYGLALLLSAVIRQPLVGWIWSVLVAKGSSQWRDDPLLVRTFTRLTVLWGVVWLAKVGVQAGIYLAARRFDQLGDEAAAADMETALGVARLALGYPPYVLLLLITVWTVRRVTREHRTEPLPS; translated from the coding sequence ATGACGACCGGACAACACCCGGCGACCCAGCCGGAGACCGGGCCGGCGGACGAGGAGCGGCTGCCCACCGTCGCCGAGCAGATGGCCGACCAGCTCGGCGGCTGGCGAGGGCTGGCCGAGTCCAGCATTCCGGTGGTGGTCTTCGTGATCGCCAACATCGTCACCGACCTGCGGCCGGCCGTGATCGCCTCGGTGGCGGTGGCGGTGCTGATCGGCGGGCTGCGGCTGGCTCAGCGCCGGCCGGTGCGGCACGCGGTCAACGGACTGTTCGGCATCGGGATCGGTGCCGCCATCGCCTGGCGTACCGGCGATGCGCGCGACTTCTACCTGCCGGGGATCCTCTACGGCATCGGCTACGGCCTGGCTCTGCTGTTGTCGGCAGTGATCCGCCAACCGCTGGTCGGCTGGATCTGGTCGGTGCTGGTGGCCAAGGGCAGCTCGCAGTGGCGTGACGATCCCCTGCTGGTCCGCACCTTCACCCGGCTGACCGTGCTGTGGGGAGTGGTCTGGCTGGCCAAGGTCGGCGTGCAGGCCGGCATCTACCTGGCGGCCCGCCGGTTCGACCAGCTCGGCGACGAGGCCGCCGCCGCCGACATGGAGACCGCCCTCGGGGTGGCACGGCTCGCGCTGGGCTACCCGCCCTATGTGCTGCTGTTGCTGATCACGGTCTGGACGGTGCGGCGGGTGACCCGCGAGCACCGGACGGAGCCGCTGCCGAGCTGA
- a CDS encoding TrkA family potassium uptake protein, with amino-acid sequence MRVAIAGAGNVGRSIAQELIENGHQVMLIERQPRMLRPARVPDAEWVLADACELASLEEAELAGCDVVVAATGDDKVNLVVSLLAKTEFAVPRVVARVNRAENEWLFTEQWGVDVAVSKPRVMAALVEEAVTVGDLVRLMTFRQGEANLVEITLPPTAPYVGHPLREVPLPRDSALVAILRGKRVLVPSPDDPLEAGDELVFVCTAEVEDAVRAVVLGPDSVERTRESR; translated from the coding sequence ATGCGGGTCGCCATCGCCGGTGCCGGCAACGTGGGCCGCTCCATCGCCCAGGAGCTGATCGAGAACGGCCACCAGGTGATGCTCATCGAGCGGCAGCCCCGGATGCTGCGGCCGGCCCGGGTGCCGGATGCGGAGTGGGTGCTGGCCGACGCCTGCGAGCTGGCCAGCCTGGAGGAGGCGGAGCTGGCCGGCTGCGACGTGGTGGTCGCGGCCACCGGCGACGACAAGGTCAACCTCGTGGTCTCGCTGCTGGCCAAGACCGAGTTCGCGGTGCCCCGGGTGGTCGCCCGGGTCAACCGGGCCGAGAACGAGTGGCTGTTCACCGAGCAGTGGGGCGTGGACGTGGCGGTCAGCAAGCCACGGGTGATGGCCGCGCTGGTCGAGGAGGCGGTGACCGTCGGCGACCTGGTCCGCCTGATGACGTTTCGGCAGGGCGAGGCCAACCTGGTCGAGATCACCTTGCCGCCGACCGCGCCCTACGTGGGGCACCCGCTGCGTGAGGTGCCACTGCCCCGGGACTCCGCGCTGGTGGCGATCCTGCGCGGCAAGCGCGTCCTGGTGCCCAGCCCGGACGACCCACTGGAGGCCGGCGACGAGTTGGTCTTCGTCTGTACCGCCGAGGTGGAAGACGCCGTACGGGCGGTGGTGCTCGGCCCGGACAGCGTCGAGCGCACCCGGGAATCACGCTGA